One region of Termitidicoccus mucosus genomic DNA includes:
- a CDS encoding response regulator transcription factor yields the protein MRPTAAFPTQAPPNDSPEAARNRESRDAARTGAILLVARYRLFRAGLRLAIERHTGAPVLECDGLDALPRQTTETPPGIVLVYLRRPAASDTANIAGLRRRWPQSRIMIISETVHPSVAHSLIKEGVRGYLLDQNGVDELRQAIETVRQDYVYLSPEITTSLLEDKRVHEEQDIIQTTQPINSRERDILIHIAEGLRNKEIAARLHLSLKSVETYRYRLMKRLGCDHAAGLVRYAIRAGLIGP from the coding sequence GTGAGACCGACCGCAGCCTTTCCGACCCAAGCCCCGCCCAATGACTCCCCTGAGGCGGCGCGCAACCGGGAATCCCGGGATGCGGCACGCACGGGCGCCATCCTGCTGGTCGCGCGATACCGCCTGTTTCGTGCCGGACTCCGCCTCGCCATCGAGCGTCACACCGGCGCGCCGGTCCTTGAATGCGACGGCCTCGACGCGCTCCCGCGCCAGACCACGGAAACCCCGCCGGGCATTGTTTTGGTTTATCTGCGCCGCCCGGCCGCTTCCGATACCGCAAACATCGCCGGACTGCGCCGCCGCTGGCCCCAAAGCCGGATCATGATCATTTCGGAGACCGTGCATCCATCCGTCGCCCACTCGCTCATCAAGGAGGGCGTCCGCGGATACCTCTTGGATCAAAATGGCGTGGATGAACTTAGGCAGGCCATCGAGACCGTCCGGCAGGATTATGTATATCTCAGCCCTGAAATCACGACCTCCCTGCTCGAAGACAAACGGGTGCACGAGGAGCAGGACATCATCCAGACAACCCAGCCCATCAATTCGCGCGAACGCGATATCCTGATACACATCGCGGAGGGTCTCCGTAACAAGGAAATCGCCGCGCGCCTCCACCTGAGCCTTAAGTCCGTGGAGACTTATCGTTATCGCCTGATGAAAAGGTTGGGCTGCGATCATGCGGCGGGATTGGTTCGGTATGCGATTCGAGCCGGGCTCATCGGCCCCTAG
- a CDS encoding methyl-accepting chemotaxis protein gives MKKNYKLSTRLAIGFGSIIAIITLLGGITLWNLKKGVNNAHQTSDQGVPTVILANKIQEHIMALRYEMRGYLMTHKRNFLENGQRHLDSIHADLGQAEELAASNLKLRELIKATAKVRAQVDSYEACLQQIIRQIGNLAAGHLQLDTTAKELVAQFDALRISQFQYFNEEITAGATPAQITQRLAKIKAVTDIERQIAALRLLVWRSEANDDVNALEQAQHMVNAITAALADLRKNTVQDINIRQIANAENATLVYGKTVASSLSIWTELNRLAVEWTDISASMASDTQALAVEGLDEMRTDARQTANGLDFAYIIMMVGLAIALVVGVLLAITLTRSISKPIQAISETLGQGADQTAAASGQVSSASQTLAAGASEQASALEETSASLEELAGMTRRNTDNAQKMNTLARDARTSAQDGAHNMAAMTAAMKEIEASSAGVAKIIKTIDEIAFQTNILALNAAVEAARAGEAGAGFAVVAEEVRNLAQRSAQSAQETAVNIDTAVSKTRHGVELSEKVAESLEQIVGKIRQVDELAAEVATASREQAQGIEQANTAVSQMDKVTQSNAASAEESASASEELNAQADQLKSAAQALLQIINGGTAQTTRALS, from the coding sequence ATGAAAAAAAACTACAAACTTTCCACACGCCTCGCGATCGGATTTGGCAGCATCATCGCCATCATTACTCTTTTGGGAGGCATCACCCTTTGGAATCTGAAGAAAGGGGTTAACAACGCGCACCAGACCTCGGACCAGGGAGTTCCCACCGTCATCCTGGCCAATAAAATACAGGAACACATCATGGCATTGCGCTATGAGATGCGCGGATACTTGATGACGCATAAGCGGAACTTTCTTGAGAACGGGCAGCGGCATCTCGACAGCATCCACGCCGATCTCGGCCAGGCAGAGGAACTGGCGGCCTCCAACCTCAAATTGCGCGAGCTGATAAAGGCAACCGCCAAGGTACGGGCCCAGGTCGATTCCTATGAGGCCTGCCTGCAACAGATCATCCGGCAAATTGGAAATCTGGCCGCCGGTCATCTGCAACTCGACACGACCGCCAAGGAATTGGTCGCCCAGTTTGACGCGCTTCGCATTTCCCAGTTTCAATACTTTAACGAAGAGATCACCGCCGGGGCGACTCCCGCGCAAATCACGCAACGACTTGCGAAAATCAAAGCGGTCACGGATATCGAACGTCAGATCGCGGCCCTTCGCCTGCTGGTGTGGCGTTCGGAGGCAAACGACGATGTGAACGCACTCGAGCAGGCACAGCACATGGTGAATGCGATCACCGCCGCCCTCGCCGATCTGCGTAAAAACACTGTGCAGGATATCAATATAAGGCAAATCGCCAATGCCGAAAACGCGACCCTTGTCTACGGGAAAACCGTGGCAAGCTCGTTGTCCATTTGGACGGAATTGAACCGCCTTGCGGTTGAATGGACTGACATCAGCGCCAGTATGGCCTCGGACACCCAGGCATTGGCGGTGGAAGGACTCGACGAGATGAGAACCGATGCCAGACAAACCGCCAACGGACTTGATTTCGCCTATATTATCATGATGGTCGGGCTGGCGATTGCGTTGGTTGTCGGAGTCCTGCTCGCGATCACCCTCACCCGCTCAATCAGCAAACCCATTCAGGCCATCTCGGAAACACTCGGCCAGGGCGCCGACCAGACCGCCGCCGCCTCCGGGCAGGTTTCTTCCGCCAGCCAGACCCTGGCCGCCGGAGCGAGCGAGCAGGCGTCCGCGCTTGAGGAAACCAGCGCGTCATTGGAAGAACTCGCCGGCATGACCCGCCGCAACACTGACAACGCCCAGAAAATGAACACCCTCGCCCGCGATGCGCGAACCTCCGCCCAGGATGGCGCGCATAACATGGCGGCCATGACCGCGGCCATGAAGGAAATCGAGGCCAGCAGCGCGGGTGTCGCCAAGATCATCAAGACCATCGATGAAATTGCCTTCCAGACCAACATCCTCGCCCTCAACGCCGCGGTGGAGGCGGCCCGCGCCGGCGAGGCCGGCGCGGGATTCGCCGTCGTCGCCGAGGAAGTGCGCAACCTTGCCCAGCGCAGCGCCCAGTCGGCGCAGGAAACCGCCGTGAATATCGATACTGCCGTCAGCAAAACCCGGCACGGCGTGGAGCTCAGCGAAAAGGTCGCCGAAAGCCTGGAGCAAATCGTCGGAAAAATCCGCCAAGTCGATGAGCTCGCGGCGGAAGTGGCCACGGCATCCCGCGAGCAGGCCCAGGGCATCGAGCAGGCCAACACCGCGGTAAGCCAAATGGACAAGGTCACACAGTCCAACGCGGCAAGCGCCGAGGAAAGCGCCAGCGCGTCCGAGGAACTCAACGCCCAGGCAGACCAACTCAAGAGTGCGGCCCAGGCCCTGCTCCAGATTATCAACGGCGGAACGGCGCAAACAACACGCGCCCTGTCATAA
- a CDS encoding methyl-accepting chemotaxis protein: MFHASLTIGRRIGLGFVFVLVLLIAVAIVAWLAVGSSSRKFNVYAGTTDETNTAALVEAGMLDIQLNVNAFLADGSLANAERYQKSRKSLEEAMTQAAGVTTDRARAGQLAEAKTLLTGYDRGFQKVIEYTKELDAITKDKLTPLGEIIAKGLQDVLAAATSSGDMNTAFKTSSALKAYFECSSFTNSFLLTARQEYADSALKSIGEVAEAVGRLQKDYQELVTLDASLKDAVKEKLLVSMKETAGTYRAALEETIGLKQRRNTVVADEVAQIAPKFTATINQMRESVKRDQARIEDEMLATQRFGEALMLGCTIAGVLLGLAVVWIVIRSITRPISLVGDQLAAESAQTYQSALAVAEVSQALSDGASRQAASLEESSASLHEMASMTQRNSEAAQSAKSLATDARAKADSGAKDMAQMKEAMKGIQDSSLEISKIIKTIDEIAFQTNILALNAAVEAARAGEAGAGFAVVAEEVRNLAQRSAKAARETADKSTDASAKSEQGVAISNQVATSLDQIVERIRELDEMVGGIAQSSNEQSEGISQLNQAVAGMSQITQSNAALAEQGASSAQELQGQSAQVNAAVEKLMAMVHGDAVPAAAAATEQKRAKPVAPAATKPVVPEVPARKPAASIQTKVAPRLGQGKSAKPADGAPFFSD, encoded by the coding sequence ATGTTCCATGCCTCACTGACAATTGGGCGCCGTATCGGATTGGGATTTGTGTTCGTGCTGGTGCTGCTGATCGCGGTTGCGATCGTGGCGTGGCTCGCCGTGGGCTCGTCGAGCCGGAAGTTCAATGTGTATGCCGGGACGACCGACGAGACCAACACGGCCGCCTTGGTGGAGGCGGGCATGCTGGATATTCAGCTGAATGTGAACGCCTTTCTCGCGGATGGCAGCCTGGCCAACGCCGAGCGATACCAGAAGTCGAGGAAGTCGCTCGAGGAGGCGATGACTCAGGCCGCCGGCGTGACCACCGACCGCGCGCGGGCCGGGCAACTGGCGGAGGCAAAAACATTGCTGACCGGATATGACCGGGGCTTCCAGAAGGTGATCGAATACACCAAGGAACTCGATGCGATCACCAAGGACAAGCTGACGCCCTTGGGGGAAATCATCGCGAAGGGATTGCAGGACGTGCTGGCCGCCGCCACGAGCTCGGGTGACATGAACACGGCGTTCAAGACATCGAGCGCGCTCAAGGCCTATTTCGAATGCAGCAGCTTCACCAATTCGTTTTTGCTCACCGCCCGGCAGGAATACGCGGACAGCGCCTTGAAGAGCATCGGTGAAGTGGCGGAGGCGGTCGGCCGGCTGCAGAAGGATTACCAGGAATTGGTGACGCTGGACGCGTCCCTGAAGGATGCCGTGAAGGAAAAATTGCTGGTTTCCATGAAAGAAACGGCCGGCACCTATCGCGCCGCGCTCGAAGAAACAATCGGCCTCAAGCAGCGCCGCAACACGGTGGTCGCGGACGAGGTGGCGCAGATCGCGCCCAAGTTCACCGCGACGATCAACCAGATGCGCGAGTCGGTGAAGCGGGACCAGGCGCGGATCGAGGACGAAATGCTGGCGACGCAGCGTTTCGGCGAGGCCCTCATGCTCGGATGCACGATCGCCGGCGTGCTGCTGGGATTGGCCGTGGTCTGGATTGTCATTCGCAGCATCACCCGCCCGATTTCGCTGGTGGGGGACCAGTTGGCGGCCGAGTCGGCGCAGACCTACCAGTCTGCCCTGGCGGTCGCGGAGGTGAGCCAGGCGCTGTCGGACGGAGCCAGCCGGCAGGCGGCCTCGCTGGAGGAGAGCAGCGCGTCGCTGCACGAAATGGCGAGCATGACGCAGCGCAATTCCGAGGCGGCGCAGTCCGCGAAGAGCCTCGCCACGGATGCCCGCGCCAAGGCTGACTCGGGCGCGAAGGACATGGCGCAGATGAAGGAGGCCATGAAGGGAATCCAGGATTCGAGTTTGGAGATTTCCAAAATAATCAAGACGATCGATGAAATCGCGTTTCAGACCAATATTCTCGCGTTGAACGCCGCGGTCGAGGCGGCCCGCGCGGGCGAGGCCGGGGCCGGTTTCGCCGTGGTCGCCGAGGAGGTCCGGAATCTGGCCCAGCGCAGCGCCAAGGCCGCGAGGGAAACGGCGGACAAGAGCACGGACGCATCGGCGAAGAGCGAGCAGGGCGTCGCCATCAGCAACCAGGTCGCGACGAGCCTGGACCAGATCGTCGAGCGCATCCGGGAGCTGGACGAGATGGTGGGCGGCATCGCGCAATCGTCGAACGAGCAGAGCGAGGGCATCAGCCAGCTCAATCAGGCGGTCGCGGGCATGAGCCAGATCACGCAGTCGAACGCGGCCCTGGCCGAGCAGGGCGCCTCGTCCGCGCAGGAATTGCAGGGACAGTCGGCGCAGGTCAACGCGGCGGTGGAGAAGCTGATGGCGATGGTGCATGGCGACGCCGTGCCCGCGGCGGCGGCTGCGACGGAGCAAAAACGGGCGAAGCCGGTCGCCCCGGCGGCGACAAAACCCGTCGTGCCCGAGGTGCCGGCCAGAAAGCCGGCCGCCTCGATCCAGACGAAAGTCGCGCCCCGGCTCGGACAGGGAAAAAGTGCAAAGCCCGCGGACGGCGCGCCGTTCTTTTCGGATTAA